One segment of Triticum aestivum cultivar Chinese Spring chromosome 2A, IWGSC CS RefSeq v2.1, whole genome shotgun sequence DNA contains the following:
- the LOC123185032 gene encoding uncharacterized protein, whose translation MFFVEVQRLNLYFVLLCIVSLNDPVFTIEVHHGGFFCGLGSNKTYIDDKIDFFDFCVVEEWSVLYIVDLLEKLGYPDNTKYKVYWLLPGHTIADGLFFVCNDDNLQKLISSVPRDNNIVLYLDQMYLIDNSIWDDVLIEANASEQPSIIVNQCKPTEQFSGQPEGDITRQMDEKLERLQKFKSSKEDGSDSDRLDSDADFFDSDNDPFDGDDDLFAAFVDQDVKDSMIPDKGRQQVQDNEVKDKDKKDKRKREDSDGELELPDSEDENFKFKFKSFTSVDMKEPEFKVGMFFSTVEQLREAIDEYSIKTECL comes from the coding sequence ATGTTTTTTGTTGAAGTGCAAAGACTGAACCTTTACTTTGTGTTATTGTGCATTGTAAGTCTCAATGATCCAGTGTTCACTATTGAGGTTCATCATGGTGGATTTTTCTGTGGTTTAGGAAGCAACAAAACATATATTGATGATAAAATTGACTTCTTTGACTTTTGTGTTGTTGAGGAATGGTCAGTACTTTATATTGTGGATTTGTTGGAGAAATTGGGCTACCCCGACAATACCAAGTACAAGGTGTACTGGTTGCTGCCTGGCCACACAATTGCTGATGGTCTTTTCTTTGTGTGCAATGATGATAACCTTCAGAAGCTCATTTCTTCAGTGCCCAGGGACAACAATATAGTTCTTTATTTGGATCAGATGTATTTGATTGACAATAGCATATGGGATGATGTGTTGATAGAAGCAAATGCTTCAGAACAGCCTAGTATCATTGTGAATCAATGCAAGCCTACAGAGCAGTTTTCAGGGCAGCCAGAGGGAGATATCACTCGCCAGATGGATGAGAAGCTGGAGAGATTGCAGAAATTTAAGAGCTCGAAGGAAGATGGTAGTGACAGTGACAGGCTTGATTCAGATGCAGACTTTTTTGACAGTGACAATGATCCATTTGATGGAGATGATGATTTGTTTGCCGCCTTTGTGGATCAAGATGTGAAAGATTCAATGATCCCTGACAAAGGTAGACAGCAAGTTCAAGACAATGAGGTGAAGGACAAGGATAAGAAGGATAAAAGGAAGAGGGAAGATTCTGATGGTGAGCTTGAATTACCAGATTCTGAAGATGAGAACTTCAAGTTCAAGTTCAAGTCATTCACATCAGTGGACATGAAGGAACCCGAGTTTAAAGTTGGAATGTTCTTTTCAACTGTTGAGCAGTTGCGAGAAGCAATAGATGAATATAGCATAAAAACAGAGTGCCTGTGA